The genomic segment TTTGCGGCCGGATTTCTTGCTGGAGATGGTTTCAGGAAATCTCATGTGCTGAGCGAGTTGACGCGCTGGCGGCAAACGGTGGTTAGAATGGCGGCTGAAATAGTTTATTCATGCCATGACCGAGCACACCAAACGCCTCACCTGCGCCAGATGCCAGCGCCCGCAACGGACCTGCATCTGCGGTTTCATTACGCCCACGCCGCATGCAGTGGAAGTGCTGATCCTGCAGCACCCGCTGGAAGTACATAACGCAAAAGGCAGCGTACGCCTGCTCAACCTGAGTTTACCGCATAGCGAGGTATTGGTCGGCGAGACGTTTGCCGAACCGCTACTGAGGCTGCGGCTCGCGCAGGATGGAAAACAGTCGATCCTGCTGTATCCGGACAGCTCCGAAGATGAAGGTCTCAAGCTGCCGATCCCACCGGTTTTAGATGCGACGTTGCTGCAGGATCCGACAGGATTGCGCCTGGTTGTCCTGGATGGCACTTGGCGCAAAAGCCGCAAAATGCTGTATCTCAATCCTTTGCTACAGACGTTGCCGCGCCTGCCTTTGCGCAATCCGCCGCCATCCCTATATGCGATTCGCAAGGCGCAGGCTCCGGGGCAGCTGTCGACGCTCGAAGCAACTTGTTATGCCTTGACGCAATTGGAAAGAAGCGAGCAGAAATATCAGCCTTTGCTCAATGCGTTTACCGGCTTTGTTGCGCAGCAATCTGCTTATGCAGAAGCCTAGGCGGACAGTATTGTGTAAGTGGATTCATCCGTCGATTCGTAGCCGTATCATGGATGCGTACCGGATTTCTCATCCTTGTGATTCCGGGACAATAGGGCAATCACTTCCTCGTCTTCGACCTGCCGAAAATCCCGATAAAACTGCCCCACCGCGAAAAAGCCCGTCGGCGCGAGGAGGCAGAAAATCCTGTCGGCCAGCGGCCGGACTTGCTCCAGGCTCTCCGGCGCCGCGACAGGCACCGCACATATCAATTCAGCCGGCTGTCTGGCGCGGACCGTATGCAAGGCGGCGATCATCGTCGCGCCGCTTGCCATGCCGTCATCTATTACTATCGCGATACGGCCGCGAGGATCGATGGCTTGCTGGTGCGGTGTAAAGCGAAGCCGGCGCTCTCTGAGCAGCAGAAGTTGCCGGTGCTTTTCTTCTTCGAGAAAAGCGCCGGTTCCACCTGCCTCGTCGGCAAAGGAGTTGATATAGACCCAACCGGTCTCGTCGATCGCACCGATCGCACATTCTTGATGAAAGGGTGCGCCGAGCTTATGCACCAAGACAATATCCAGCTCGCCATCCAGCCGCTGCGCCAGCACCTTCCCCATGGGGACTGCGCCACGGGGAATCGCCAGGATCAACGGGTTTCGCCCTTTATATTCGTGCAAATCATGCGCCAGCATTTGCGCTGCTTCCGTCCGATTTGCAAAAATCTTCAGCATATTCATCAGATGTTGATTTGATCGCGGTGCAGCGCCATTTTGTACGTTGAAGAAGGCGCAAGATTCAAACCTACATGTTGTCTAATGGAATACCAGCACCGGATTTTTGCTGTGCGTGAGTACTTTTTCCGTTTCACCGCCGCCAAAAAGTCCTTTCACGCCTCTCCTGCCATGCGAGGCCATGGCGATCAGGTCGCAATGCTTGTCTTCCGCCACCTTGATGATTGCCTCATAAGGATGATCGTTGATGACATATTCCGTTTCGCACTCCACGCCGGCTTCTTTTGCAGCCTGTTCTATCGCCTGCAGGAACCTGCCGGCCTGAGCGATGCCGACGCTGTCGAATTGCTCCTTGGTATCGACCAGCGTATGCAAATGGCGGCTAAATACGTGATATTCGGGGATGACATGCATGCCGGTTACCCGGGCATGGTTTTCCTTGGCAAATTGCATGCATTGCTTGATCGCTGCTTCGGATGCTACGGAACCATCGGTCGGTAATAGCAGATGCTTGAACATTTCCTTCTCCTTCAGTTCAATCCCTCGGTGTAGCGAGGTTGCCTGGAAAGCCTTGTTTCATCGCGATGTTCCATGACGAAACTGGCTGGTTCCACATTAAAGAATATGAAAAATATAGAAGGAATTCCAGTGAAGTTTATCCCCCGCCGGGGCCGTCAATTCAGCCGTTGGCAGATGTAAAACATTATCCGGATGGCATGTCTTGCAAAGCTGGATAGCGCATGCTGTTTGAATTGGCGCCAGCGGTTGTTTCAATTGCGTTCGCCGCATGTGAAAGCATTGCGCAGTTGCCGTATGTCCAATAGAATCGTCGCTGGAACATGCCCGCCAAGGGTAACCAGGTTCCAACGTCGCTCGGACGGTTCCGGGCGCTAACGTGAAAGAAATCCATGTCTGAATCCCAAGCTCCGCGTAAATTTTCTCGCATCGAACGCCTCCCTCCCTACGTATTTAACATCACCGCCGAATTGAAGATGGCGGCACGCCGTCGTGGCGAAGATATCGTCGATATGTCGATGGGCAATCCGGACGGCGCCACGCCGCCGCACATTGTCGAGAAACTGATCGAGGTATCGCAACGTCCCGACACCCACGGTTATTCGGCATCCAAAGGGATTCCCAGGTTGCGGCGGGCGATCGCCCACTGGTATAAAAAACGCTACGACGTCGAGTTCAATCCGGACACCGAAGCGATCGTCACCATCGGCTCCAAGGAAGGGCTGGCGCATCTGATGCTGGCGACCCTGGACCGCGGCGATACGGTGCTGGTGCCAAATCCCAGCTACCCGATCCACATCTATGGCGCGGTGATCGCCGGCGCCGATATCCGTTCGGTGCGCATGAGTCCAGGCGTCGATTTTTTCGCCGAACTGGAGCGGGCGATACGGGAAAGCTATCCCAAACCGAAAATGATGGTGCTGGGTTTCCCCTCCAACCCCACCGCGCAATGCGTCGAGCTGGAGTTTTTCGAGCGTGTGGTCAAGCTGGCGAAGGAGCACAACATCCTGGTGGTGCATGACCTGGCGTACGCCGATATCGTTTTCGATGGCTGGAAGGCGCCGTCGATCATGCAGGTGCCGGGCGCACGCGATGTTGCGGTGGAGTTCTTTACGCTCTCCAAGAGCTACAACATGGCAGGCTGGCGCATCGGATTCATGGTCGGCAACAAGGAGTTGGTGGCGGCTTTGGCGCGCATCAAGAGCTATCACGACTACGGTAGTTTCACGCCGGTGCAGGTGGCTGCCATTGCCGCGCTGGAAGGCGACCAGCAATGCGTCGAGGATATTTGCGCCAAGTACCAGAGCCGGCGCGATGTCCTGGCCAAGGGCTTGCACGAAGCCGGCTGGATGGTCGATATTCCGAAGGCGTCGATGTACATCTGGGCCCGCATACCGGAGCAGTACCGGCATCTGGGATCGCTGGAATTTTCCAAGCAGTTGCTGGAAAAGGCCAAGGTCTGCGTCTCTCCCGGCATCGGCTTCGGCGAGTACGGTGACGAGTATGTGCGCTTTGCCTTGATTGAGAACGAAGCCCGGATCCGGCAGGCGATTCGTGGCATCAAGACAATGTTGCGAGAGCCTAAGGCCTGAGGAAACGGAAATCCACGTCCGTTACTTGGGTTATTTACTAGCGTCACTTCAGCCGGCAATGATGTCTAGCGCCGGCTTTCCTAAAAGCTAAGGTCTAAGGTCATTGGCCGCAGAGCGATCAGCAGATCGCTCTGCTCGCCATCCGTGAGAATGTTGTCAAGCATTTGACTCGCATGACGGGTATAGCTTCGCCAAGTGTCCTGTCTTTCATCGTTGCCTTTCCTCTTCCGCCTTGCCGGCACTTGGACAATGGCGCATTTCCCGCCCTGTATTTCCAACTAAATCCACCCATAGACAAATCGCAAGCAAATCCTTTGTTGTCTCTGGGATATGGCTTGTGTTTCAAGCTGACACAAAATGTCACCAAAGCTGACAAGAGAGGGCAGTTTTGCAGGTCGCGATCCCGCCAATTACCAGGTTTTTCGGGCTTCTCGCGCCGATTTCCGGCGGCATGACTTGGGCATGAAACTTGCAGTCAGGCAAACATGATAGACACACAAAATTTGCGCAAATTCTGTGTGTTTGCACTGTGTCTGAAAAAATTTGGCCTGGACCGTATCGATGATCAAAATTAGTGTTATTTCTTACAACAATACTGCGCCCGAACTGCCTATGTCGGCTGTGTTCGGCCGTGAGCCGAAAACCCTGGGCCGTAGTGAAGACAATTATTTCGTGCTGGCGGATCCGCGCAATCTTGTCTCGCGCACCCAGGCCGAAATCAAAAGCGATGGCATCCGCCAGACCATCACTAACCTTAGTCGTGCCAATCCGATATTGCTGAACGGTCGCGAGATCGACGCCGAATGTGAATACGATTTGCAGATCGGCGATGAACTGCAGATCGGACTGTATTTGCTGCGTGCCGAAGCGCAGCTCAATTTAATGAAAGATAGCTCAGACATGATCTCGACCAATCCGGCGCGCCGAGTCAATGCCAGCAAACCGCTGCTTAGCGTATCCGAGACGCGCCTGGCGGCCCTGGCGCAACTGAATCTGGAGTTGGCCGCCACCGCCAATGCGGCGTTGCCGACTTCTCCGGCTGCCGCAGCTGCGGTAGCGCGTTCTGCGAACCTGGCCAACCAGGCGCCGGCCGCCCATGCGCTCACAGCGCCAAGCCAAAGCGACGACAGCCAGCAGCAGGCCGAACCGGCCGCTTCCAGCGATGCACTGGTCCAGGCATTCATGAAAGGCGCAGGCCTGCCGCCTGACACGCTGCCGTCAAACCTGACGCCCGAGTTCATGGAAACCGTCGGCAAGTTGTTGGCGATTGCCGTGCAAGGCACGATTGATTTGAATGCCGCCCGTTCATTGGTAAAGCGCGAAGCGCACGCCGATGTCACCAAGGTGGTGGTGCGCAACAATAATCCGCTGAAATTTTTCCCGGACAGCCAAACCGTGCTGAGCCAGATGCTGCGCAAGAAAATGCCCGGTTTCATGACCGCCACCGAAGCCATGCAGGACGCTTACGAAGATCTGCATGTGCATCAGCTAGGCGTGGTGTCGGGCATGCGCGCCAGCATGAACGAGGTCTTGCAGCGCTTCAGTCCGGAAGTGATGGAGAAACGTTCGAAAAAAGGCGGCGTGCTGGATAAATTGCTGCCGGGTACGCGCAAAGCCAAGCTATGGGATGCCTATGTCGTGCGTTATCAACGCATCATTGCGGAATCGTCGCAGGACGATTTCCAGACCTTGTTCGGCAAAGCTTTTTTGCAAGCCTATGAACGAAAAATCGAAAAGATGAAGAAGGTCATTCAGAATGCATAGAACTCATTTCACCCATAGCCGTGAGTGCGAACGCGGCTATTTGGGAGGTAGTGCAAGGCGCGTCGCGCAGCCAAGGGTGGTTCTCTTGGCAAGCGACGGATGGCCGCCCCACGCAACGCAGCAATACGCCCAAATAGCCCGTTCCCTCCGGGTTGTTGCCAGAACCGGCGCTGGCCGCGTTGCACTCCTTGCCGGCGCCGTTTCTGGCAACAACGCATCTCACGGCTATGGGTGAAATGAGTTCTCGGCTGCTCAGCGACACTGCGGTACCGGTGGTGCTGAGCCTGGCGCAGCTGAGTCATGCGGGTGGGCGGCAAGTCAACCAGGATTCCTGGGGCAGCGCACAGCAGGACGACCTGACTTGCATCATTGTTTCCGACGGCGTCGGCGGTGAATACGGCGGTGAAATTGCATCGAATGTCGTGGTCCATTCGATCATGGAAGTATTTGTCGAAGAAGCATCCTTCGGACCGCGCGCGCTGCAATCCTATGTCGATCACGCCGTCGCGCAACTGTACCGGCGACAGGCGCAGATCCCGCGCCTCAAAGACATGAGTGCGACAGTGGCGACGTTGCTGATCGACCAAAAGAATCGCTGCGCGCTATGGGCGCATATGGGCGATACCAGGATCTACCAGTTTCGCCGCGGCCAATTGTTGAACTACACCAAGGATCACAGCCTGATCCAGCAATTCGTCGATGCCGGTCATTGTTCGCCGGACCAGTTGCGTCGCCATCCGCGCCGCAGCATCCTGTGCGCGGCTGCCGGCGTCGAGGGTAGTGGACCGGCGGAGGTCATGCAGAACGCGATCCAGATACAAGACGGCGATGCCTTCCTGATCTGTACCGACGGTTTCTGGGAGTGGATCAGCGAAGCGGAAATGGTGCGCGCAGCGACCCAGGCCGGCTCGGCCCAGGACTGGCTCACCATCATGCATACGGTGGTGGAGCAAAATGGCCGGGCTTCCAGCGTGCCGCTGGATAACTGTACGGCATTCACGATTTACGTCGGCAACCCATAACCGGTAACAAACAATCATTAGCTGGCCATGACAGACGGCTTGATCACACATTGAATAATATGACTAACGTCGAATCCAACTGAACATGCAAAACGCCCAATCGGTTGAACCGCAAGAATCATCGGCAACGGCTGTCGAGAACTGCCTGCCGAAAGGTACGCGCCTGGCCGATTTTGAAATCATCGGCGTGATCGGCGAAGGCGGTTTTGGCATCGTCTATTTTGCCTTCGACCGCTCGCTGCGGCGCATGGTCGCCATCAAGGAATATATGCCGGGCGCATTCGCCGGGCGCGGGCCGGACAAGAAAGTGGTGGTGCGCTCGCAGCGCCATCGCGAAACCTTTACCATCGGTCTCAAGAGTTTTATCAAGGAAGCCCGCCTGCTGGCGCAATTCGACCATCCGGCGCTGATCAAGGTATACCGCTTCTGGGAACAGAACAATACCGCCTACATGGCGATGCGTTATTACGAAGGCCGCACGCTCAAGAGCGTGGTGCAGAACACACCGGGCCAGGTGACCGAAGCATGGCTCAAAAGCATGCTCAAGCCGATGCTGGAAGCGCTGGCGGCCATGTACCGTGTGCAGATCTTGCATCGCGATATCTCACCCGACAACATCATGATCCAGAAAAGCGGCGAAGCGGTGCTGCTGGATTTCGGCGCGGCGCGCCAGATTATCGGCGACATGACGCATTCGCTAACAGTGATCCTGAAGCCGGGTTATGCACCGGTCGAGCAATACGCCGACGATGCAATGATGAAGCAAGGGCCGTGGACCGATATCTACTCCTTGTCGGCGGTGATTTACTTCGCCATCCTCAAGACGGCGCCGCCGACGTCCGTCGCACGCATGATCAAGGACCCGATCGAGCTGCTGCAAAACGGCCAGCACAGCGGTTTCAGCAAGGAATTCCTTGCTGCGATCGATAAGGGGCTGGCAGTCAAGCCGGACGACCGGCCGCAATCGATTGAAGAATTCCGCAAACTGCTCGACCTGGAACTGTCGGTGCCGATACCAATGCCTGATAGTGATGTCGTGCCGCTTGTCATCTCCAGCGCTGGCAAACGCAAATCGCGGTCTGGCGCGGGCGCTGCCGCTGCTGCCGGTAAGCACGGTGGAAATGGCCATGCGACGCCACCCGTCGTCAACGTGATGGAGCGGCCGTTGCATGCGCCGGCCTTATGGATTGCGGGAGCGGTTTGCGTGGTGCTCGCCAGCGCCTATTTTTGGCTCAGGCCGGCACAGCCGCAGATGCCTGAGGTATCGCTGGTTGCGTCTCATATGCCGGCGAGTCTGGCGCTACCCGCAACTGTCGCGCCGCAGCCGGCGCCAAACGCCGCAGTGGCCGGCGAGCAAATCCTGGATGAAGAAACCATCAGTTGGGAAACCCTGAAAGAGCTGAAAGGCGTCACCGCGCAGCAAATTACCGCTTTCCTGCAAAAATACCCTGGCAGCAAGCACGCTGAAGTTGCCCGCGCCCGACTGGCGGAGTTGCAAGGAAAGAGCGCTGCCGATACGTCAGCCAAGCTGGCCGAAGTGAAAGGTGCCGAAGTGAAAACGGCGGAAGCCAAATCAGCCGACGCCAAGGCGGTTGAGGTGAAACCCGTCGATGCTACCGGTGTGGTGACGCTGACGATCAAGCCCTGGGGTAACGTTGTGGTGGATGGCAATTTGAAAGGCGCCAGTCCGCCGTTGAAGAAGTTGGTCCTGCCGGAAGGAAAGCACCAGATCAAGGTGGTGAATCCGAGTTTTCCGGATCGTGTCTTTGAAATTGACGTCAACCAGAAAAAATCGCGTAGTATCGACTACGATTTTTCGTCCCGCTAATATTTTCGTCAAGAGCACTGAATGTCCACATCTTTGAATACACTTTTCTACCGCATCGGCAGCGCCGCCACAATGGCTGCATTGTTAGCGCTTGCCGGTTGCGACGGCATGGACCCGGCGCAAAAAACCGCAGCGCCGGCAGCGACGCCAAGCGCGGCAGCACCGGTCGCGGCCGTGATTGCGCCTGAACCGCCGGCACCGCCCACGGCCCTCAATGAAGGTATTGCCCTGTACAACAAAGGCAGCTACAGCGCTGCCGTCAAGCGTCTCGCCAATGCCCCGGAAATCTGGACGGCGGATATTGGTTTCCAGACCGAAGCCTTGAAATACATGGCGTTCAGCTATTGCGTCACTTCCCGGAAGAAGCTGTGCCGGCAGCAGTTTGAAAAGGCCTTGAGACTGGATCCGAATTTCGACCTGGCGCCGGGAGAAAAGGGTCATCCGCTATGGGGGCCTGCGTTCAACCAGGCCAAGCGGGCCGTGACAGCCAGCGCCAAGAAGTAAGAGGCTGTTGCAACACATCTGGCGTTGTTGCCCTTGCAGGGCGCCCGGGCTTACAAGCCCGGGTCGTTCCGCAGGCAGACGACAGTGTCGTCTGAAACCCCCTGCTACGCCCTCCTGGCCGTACTACTCGTACCGTCTTCCTCGGCCCATCTGGCCATCTGTGTTTGCAACAGCCTCTAAGAACCTATTCGAAATCTTACTGCGAGGCCGTCAACGGGGCGCATGCGCTGCTCAAAATGCTCACATACTCAAGTATGCTCCGCTTTTTGCGCTGCTCTTTACCCCGCTGACGACCAAGTCAGCGTAGCTGAGGCTACAGATTTCGAACAGGTTCTAAGTACCTGCGCGGCCGTCGTTCGGCGGCCGCATCGTCAGCGCCGAAACGACGGCGCTGAAAAGCCCGGCAGCAAGGGAATTCTTTCGGTCAGGAATTGCATGAACACCGTGGCGCGCAAGGATTGATAGCGGCGCGAGGGATATAGTAGAGAAGCTTCCTGTCCGGGTGTGCTCCAGGCCGGCAGAATCCGCTGCAGCTGGCCCGATTCGAGCAAATCATGCACCAGCCAGGACGGACAGATCCCGAGGCCGGCGCCCTTCAGGAAACTCTCGCGTATCGCCATTGAGCTGTTCACCTGGTAACGGCTGCGCGTGACAATTTCCAGCGTCCCTTCGGGACCGCTAAGCGTAGTCACTTCGCCGTTGGCAGGACGGGCAAAGCCAATGTAACGGTGCGCGGCGAGATCATCGGGCGTCAGGATCTCAGGGTGGCGTTGTAAATAGGCTGGCGCCGCCACCAGATAGCGTTCTGCGCTGGCGATCTTGCGGGCGATCATGTTCGGCGGCAGCGAGCCCGCGAGCCGTAGCGCAACATCGACGCCATCCTCCACCAGATCGACAAAACGGTCATTCAATATCAGTTCGACTTCGATCTCCGGATACAACGCCAGAAACTCCAGCACCAACGCATTCAATCGCAGCTGGCCCAAGCCCAGCGGAGCGTTGACGCGTAACAGGCCCGCCGGTCGTTCAGTCAGGCCGCGGGCGTCACTGACCGCTTCGCTGAATTCTTCCAGCACGCGTTTGGCGCGCGCATAGAAACGCCGCCCCTGCTCGGTCGGCGTCAGGCTGGTGGTGCTGCGCTCCAACAGCCGTACGCCGAGTTCTTTCTCCAGCGCGGCGATGATCTTGCTGACAGTCGGCTGGGTACTGCGCTGTTCGCGCGCCACTGCCGACAGGCTGCCGAGTTCCACCGCACGCACGAAGCTGCGGCAGGCTTTGATTTGATCCATGCCATTCCAATATGGAATAAGTGATATGAAATTATGATCCCTAGTACAGTTATTTGGAATGGCTTATCTTGATGCCTGACTTGATTCATATCGAACCCTCGATTTGTCCACTGGGAGCATCGCATGAACACTCGGAAAATTCTGGCAACCCTGGCCTGCCTGCCTTTATTCACTAGCGCCGCATTGGCAGCCGCACCTGTGGCGGAAGCGCCCCCGGCAGTAGAGCACTGGGTCTCCAGCTGGAGCGCCAATCCACAACCGATATGGGAGCCCGGCTTCGCTTTGCCGACCAATATTCCGGCGACCTTATCGAATCAGACCGTGCGCCAGGTCGCCCGGATCAGCGTTGGCGGCAAGCGCGTCCGGGTTACCTTGTCGAATGAATATGGAACCACGCCGCTGGTGATCGGCGCGGCGCATATCGTGCTCGCTGGAGACGGTTCGGCAATCGTTGGCGGCTCGGACCGGGTTCTTACTTTCGGCGGCCGTAGTTCAGTGACGATTGCACCGGGCGCGCCGGTGATCAGCGATCCGGTCGATCTGGCGCTTGCGCCGCTGGCTGAGGTAGCAATCAGTCTCTACCTGCCGCAAACCACCGCGCTTAGCACTTTTCACTGGGATGGCAAGCAGAGCGCTTATATTGCGCCGGGCAACCAGGTCGCCGCCGTTGCGATCAAGAGCGACTCCAATATTGAAGCGCGCTTGTTCTTAAGTACGATCCTGGTGGACGCGCCAGCCGCCACCAGGGTAGTGGCGACCTACGGCGATTCGATTACCGACGGCGCCGGTTCCACCTCCAATCGCAACCGGCGCTGGCCCGACTTGCTGGCGCAACGCCTGGCCGGACGGCAGATCGCAGTGTTGAACGCCGGGATCTCCGGCGCCAGGGTGTTGAGCGACAAGATGGGCGTCAATGCGCTGGCACGCTTTGACCGCGACGTGTTGAACCAGCCGAACCTCGACACGGTGATCCTGCTGATGGGCATCAACGATATCGGCTGGCCGGGCAGCAGCCTGGCGCCGGACGCGCCCACGATCCCGGTCGAGCAGCTGATCGCCGGCTACCGGCAATTGATTGCGCGTGCCCACATGCGGCATGTGCGGATAGTCGGCGCCACCCTGACGCCGTTCGAAGATGCCTTGCAGGGCTCGGATCTGCACAACTACTATTCGCAGGCCAAGGAGCAAAGCCGGCAAGCGGTCAACCAATGGATACGCAGCAGCGGCGAGTTTGATGCAGTGATCGATTTCGACGCCGTCACCAGGGATCCGCAACATCCGCAACGCTTTCTGTCTGCCTATGATTCTGGCGATCATTTGCATCCGGGTGATGCCGGCTACCAGGCTATGGCGGAGGCGATCGATTTGACGAGTCTTTTGCGGAATGATCAACGCTGAGCGAGTATTGCGATGGCCGTTTTAGAATAGGAGCGCGCCGGTTTGAAATAGGTTTTTGCCTCTAATCGGCGCCAAAACGGCGTCGTTTCAGCGATTTTCAGCGACTTTTCAGGTAGATTCCAGCCCAGTAGCCGGTAGAAGAAATTGCCGTGGCCTGTCAAAAAACCTATAAAAGACCTATGTCCCATCCTGTTTACCCCCACTTGCTCGCGCCACTCGATCTCGGATTCACCACGCTGAAAAACCGGGTGGTGATGGGTTCGATGCACACTGGAATGGAAGATCGCTTTTTTCATTATGGCAAGCTGGCCGAGTATTTCAGGGCGCGCGCCAAAGGTGGCGCAGGCCTGATCGTGACCGGCGGCCTCTCGCCCAACCGGCAAGGCTGGCTGCTGCCCTTCGGCGGCACCATGAACAGCTTTGGCGATGTCTATAATCACCGGCGACTGACCAGTGCAGTGCATGAAGAAGATGGCAAGATCGTGATGCAGATCTTGCATGCCGGCCGCTATGGTTATCAACCGTTGGTGGTGTCGGCTTCGGCCATCAAATCGCCGATTTCGATGTTCAAGCCGCGCGCGCTGAGCGAACGCGGAATCCAGTCCACCATCGATGCCTATGTGCGTAGCGCCAAGCTGGCGCAGCGCGCCAATTACGATGGCGTCGAGGTGATGGGTAGCGAAGGTTATCTGTTGAATCAGTTCTTGTCGCCGCGCACCAATCGCCGTACCGATCGCTGGGGCGGCAATATCGAAAACCGCATGCGGCTGGCGGTCGAGATTGTGCAGCGCATGCGTGAGGCGGTGGGGGAACGCTTCATCATCATGTATCGCTTGTCGCTGCTCGATCTGGTCGAGGGCGGCAATACCGGCGAAGAAGTGGTGGCGGTGGCGCAAGCCTTGGAAAAGGCCAGTGTGACGTTGATCAACACCGGTGTCGGCTGGCACGAAGCGCGGATTCCTACCATCGTCACTTCGGTGCCGCGCGGCGCTTTCCGCGAAGCGACTGCCCGTCTCAAGCGCAGCGTCGGGATCCCGGTGATTGCCTCGAATCGCATCAACACGCCGGAAGTGGCCGAACAGATCCTGGCCGAAGGCGACGCCGATATGGTGTCGATGGCGCGGCCGTTCCTGGCCGATCCGGAATTCGTGTTGAAGGCGCAGCAGAATCGCGCCGATGAAATCAATACCTGTATCGCCTGCAACCAGGCTTGCCTTGACCATACTTTCCAGAACAAGCGCGCCAGCTGCCTGGTCAATCCGCAGGCTTGCCATGAAACCGAGCTGGTTTACCGGCCGGTTGTGAAACAGCGGCGAGTAGCGGTGATCGGCGCCGGGCCGGCAGGTTTGTCGGCGGCCAGCGTGGCGGCTGAGCGGGGACATCGAGTGACCTTGTTCGAGGGCGCCGCGCAGATTGGCGGACAGTTCAATATCGCAATGCGGATTCCGGGCAAGGAAGAGTTCAGCGAGACGATTCGCTATTTCCAGCACCGCCTCAAGCGGACTGGCGTCGAGCTCAAGCTGAATCAACGGGTCAGTCGGCAGGATCTGGAGGCGCTTGGTTTTGACGACGTGATTGTGGCGACCGGCGTTACGCCGCGTAATTTGCGCATTCCGGGGATTGACCATCCTATGGTGTTGTCGTATCTGGATGTATTGCAGCGCAATGTTGCGGTTGGCAAGCGGGTTGCGGTGATCGGGGCGGGCGGGATCGGTTTCGATCTGTGCGAATTCTTGCTGCACGATGCGCATGTACCGCTACCGGTGCCGATTGCTGAATGGATGAATGAATGGGGCGTGGATCCATTGGCTGCCGAGTCGGGCGGATTGCGGCCGGCAGCGGTGGTCGTGCCGGTGCGGGAAATTCATTTGCTGCAGCGTAAGCAGAGCAAAGTCGGGGCTGGATTGGGTAAAACCTCGGGTTGGGTGCATCGCAGCGTGATGCAGCGGAATGGCGTGCAGATGCTGGCGGGGGTGGATTATCAGCGGGTTGACGATCAGGGGTTGCATATCACGGTGGGGGGCTTTAGCCGTGTGCTGGAGGTTGATAACGTCGTGATTTGTGCGGGGCAGGAGTCGTTGCGTGAGTTGATTCCGGCTGAGGCGATTTTGGCTGGGAAGCCTGGTGAGCCGGTTAAAACCAAGTCTCAGCAGACGGGCTTGCGGTATCACGTGATTGGTGGGGCGTCGTTTGCCAGTGAGCTGGATGCTAAGCGGGCGATACGCGAGGGTGCGGAACTTGCAGCAACGCTGTAGTTAAATGGGGTCGGAGTTTTTTTTCGCGGCTTTTGCGAAAATTACTCCGACCCC from the Collimonas arenae genome contains:
- a CDS encoding NADPH-dependent 2,4-dienoyl-CoA reductase is translated as MSHPVYPHLLAPLDLGFTTLKNRVVMGSMHTGMEDRFFHYGKLAEYFRARAKGGAGLIVTGGLSPNRQGWLLPFGGTMNSFGDVYNHRRLTSAVHEEDGKIVMQILHAGRYGYQPLVVSASAIKSPISMFKPRALSERGIQSTIDAYVRSAKLAQRANYDGVEVMGSEGYLLNQFLSPRTNRRTDRWGGNIENRMRLAVEIVQRMREAVGERFIIMYRLSLLDLVEGGNTGEEVVAVAQALEKASVTLINTGVGWHEARIPTIVTSVPRGAFREATARLKRSVGIPVIASNRINTPEVAEQILAEGDADMVSMARPFLADPEFVLKAQQNRADEINTCIACNQACLDHTFQNKRASCLVNPQACHETELVYRPVVKQRRVAVIGAGPAGLSAASVAAERGHRVTLFEGAAQIGGQFNIAMRIPGKEEFSETIRYFQHRLKRTGVELKLNQRVSRQDLEALGFDDVIVATGVTPRNLRIPGIDHPMVLSYLDVLQRNVAVGKRVAVIGAGGIGFDLCEFLLHDAHVPLPVPIAEWMNEWGVDPLAAESGGLRPAAVVVPVREIHLLQRKQSKVGAGLGKTSGWVHRSVMQRNGVQMLAGVDYQRVDDQGLHITVGGFSRVLEVDNVVICAGQESLRELIPAEAILAGKPGEPVKTKSQQTGLRYHVIGGASFASELDAKRAIREGAELAATL
- a CDS encoding SGNH/GDSL hydrolase family protein produces the protein MNTRKILATLACLPLFTSAALAAAPVAEAPPAVEHWVSSWSANPQPIWEPGFALPTNIPATLSNQTVRQVARISVGGKRVRVTLSNEYGTTPLVIGAAHIVLAGDGSAIVGGSDRVLTFGGRSSVTIAPGAPVISDPVDLALAPLAEVAISLYLPQTTALSTFHWDGKQSAYIAPGNQVAAVAIKSDSNIEARLFLSTILVDAPAATRVVATYGDSITDGAGSTSNRNRRWPDLLAQRLAGRQIAVLNAGISGARVLSDKMGVNALARFDRDVLNQPNLDTVILLMGINDIGWPGSSLAPDAPTIPVEQLIAGYRQLIARAHMRHVRIVGATLTPFEDALQGSDLHNYYSQAKEQSRQAVNQWIRSSGEFDAVIDFDAVTRDPQHPQRFLSAYDSGDHLHPGDAGYQAMAEAIDLTSLLRNDQR
- a CDS encoding LysR family transcriptional regulator; this encodes MDQIKACRSFVRAVELGSLSAVAREQRSTQPTVSKIIAALEKELGVRLLERSTTSLTPTEQGRRFYARAKRVLEEFSEAVSDARGLTERPAGLLRVNAPLGLGQLRLNALVLEFLALYPEIEVELILNDRFVDLVEDGVDVALRLAGSLPPNMIARKIASAERYLVAAPAYLQRHPEILTPDDLAAHRYIGFARPANGEVTTLSGPEGTLEIVTRSRYQVNSSMAIRESFLKGAGLGICPSWLVHDLLESGQLQRILPAWSTPGQEASLLYPSRRYQSLRATVFMQFLTERIPLLPGFSAPSFRR
- a CDS encoding TssQ family T6SS-associated lipoprotein, which gives rise to MSTSLNTLFYRIGSAATMAALLALAGCDGMDPAQKTAAPAATPSAAAPVAAVIAPEPPAPPTALNEGIALYNKGSYSAAVKRLANAPEIWTADIGFQTEALKYMAFSYCVTSRKKLCRQQFEKALRLDPNFDLAPGEKGHPLWGPAFNQAKRAVTASAKK
- a CDS encoding serine/threonine-protein kinase, which translates into the protein MQNAQSVEPQESSATAVENCLPKGTRLADFEIIGVIGEGGFGIVYFAFDRSLRRMVAIKEYMPGAFAGRGPDKKVVVRSQRHRETFTIGLKSFIKEARLLAQFDHPALIKVYRFWEQNNTAYMAMRYYEGRTLKSVVQNTPGQVTEAWLKSMLKPMLEALAAMYRVQILHRDISPDNIMIQKSGEAVLLDFGAARQIIGDMTHSLTVILKPGYAPVEQYADDAMMKQGPWTDIYSLSAVIYFAILKTAPPTSVARMIKDPIELLQNGQHSGFSKEFLAAIDKGLAVKPDDRPQSIEEFRKLLDLELSVPIPMPDSDVVPLVISSAGKRKSRSGAGAAAAAGKHGGNGHATPPVVNVMERPLHAPALWIAGAVCVVLASAYFWLRPAQPQMPEVSLVASHMPASLALPATVAPQPAPNAAVAGEQILDEETISWETLKELKGVTAQQITAFLQKYPGSKHAEVARARLAELQGKSAADTSAKLAEVKGAEVKTAEAKSADAKAVEVKPVDATGVVTLTIKPWGNVVVDGNLKGASPPLKKLVLPEGKHQIKVVNPSFPDRVFEIDVNQKKSRSIDYDFSSR